The genomic region GTTAAGTGTCTGGGTTTctgccattgttttttttttcagggtaTTCTGTGGAAGATAACACACATGTGAGTAATGGTAAATGTCCGTATGCACAGATTCTCAGGCCATCAAGGACTGAGCAGTCAAGAGGTTTCACGCATCCCATTCACAACAGGCTGAAGGTGTTTAGGGCAGTGGGCTTGAGGTTGTTAATAGACAATGGTCTTGTTGTAGGTTTAGTATTGGCATTTTTCCTGTGGTAATTAATACAAACACCCCAATAATGCTAAGACCACTTAGGGATATATTATGCATAGAGCAAATCTTAATTAGGATCAATTGTTTAGACATCAGAGGCAGTAATCTGAGGCATCACACACTCTAAAGACAACTATAGTCATGACCAAAACATTAAATATTGCCCTCACATGAATAGGGTTGATAGGCATCATAGATCTCACAACTTAGATTTTCCCACTCTCTGTGAAAGGAGCAAAGCTGCCCTCTCAAAGGCCAATGAATATTACAACGCACTCTGAAAGTTATTTTAAGATCCCTCCCGATTAGGTAGGGAGGTCTTTGAGACCCTTGCTAAACACTACCCATTACCTCGCCTGTCTGAGACACTTTTACATAATGACAAGCCTGAACCTTCATTTCCTTTAGTTACATGTTTGGTTTCAGGTTAAAAAAAGAACTACACGCCTGAATCAAATCATACTTTATAAAAGGTTGGACTTTTAATGTGGTGAAGTGCTAATTAGGTGATTGTAGAACGAACGAACGAACAGAACGAAAGCGATGTTGGTTGCTATCTGAAATACCTTCCACCATATGTTACGGACTTAAAACGCCCGAGTCTGGCCAATGCCACTAGCATTCTTTGGTCGGAGCCACGCGACTTTTACCCAGACTTTACTACACCAACAAATAACATTAGCTTACATGCAGGTACAGTCTAACCGCAGAATGAAAACAATTTCCTCATGTTGAACACATGGTCAGTGAGGTAGGGTGGACAACTGGAAGCCACGTGCAGACTTCTCTGATACGTTTATAGCTGAACTGATTAGCACCAATATCGCTCTCTTGGGTAACTGCAAGTGCGTAACTGCAGTTACGGTCGATGCAATTGAGTCGTAAATAAAAATGGTATTAGAAAAAATAATGATGAATCCTTAGCATTCAGTCGAAGATATTTCAATCAACACTTTGTTAACATTACCTGCCCTGCAACTCAGCATTAGCTGCCATTAGCTGGGGTTTATCTGACGCTAGCATAGGGTTACAGCTGATGGCTGGGTAGTGCAAAGAGGCTCTTTCACCTGACAGCTAACGTTACATAACAGCTGGCGACGAAGCAGACATCTAAACATCGGTGTATGATGAGACATAACGTTACATATTCAGCTACAAGAACTAACATTGCAAGTTTGTTTCTGATTTGTTAATGGTGGTAAAGTTAGTCGTGTCTAAGTTACTGTGCGATAAGTTGACTTCACTGACCTGCATGTCTAAACAAGTTATAGAACACTACAGCTGTAGTACAAGTACAGTTACTTTTTAAGGCAACATTAGCTAACATAACCATAAGTTACTCTATGATAAATAAGTTAACATTAACATCGGTATCCGGCCTTTGGCTAACAAAAAAAGCAACTTCACCTTCCTTGCCACTAACTACCATAGTTGGTTTGCCACATTTGTAAAAGTAACATAGGATTAACGTTAACGTCAAGTCATGGAGTtgagctaatgttagctgctaaGAATAAATTATACATACAATTCCTTAGCATCgcaattaaataataataaaaacactgCCAGATTAAACATCTTGATAAGAAGTGTTGCCAGGATACATGATCACACTTCATCTATTCGAATCAACAGGATCATTTACCGTGAGATTTTTGCTAGCTGACATTGACGTGACGTTTGCTAGCTACGCTGAACTACTTCACTTTAACGTGGCTATTACAACGTGGTGGATGCTGGATACAGCAATATGGGTTGTTATGGTTAGCCAGCCAATATGGCCAGCTAATGTTACGGTCACCAGACTTCCCATAGCAATGGCTAGCTAGCAAGAGAATGTAACTTACCACAGTATGCTTACTGACTACCACAATTGGCAAATTAGCAAGGCAAGTTAATTTATGTATCGTCACCAAGAAAATAAACAGTTGATTAACGTTACTAGTCCAGCATGTACACTATAACGTTAACTGCTAACGTATTACTaagagttaacgttagctaacgttaaaataaataaatccgctaacgttagctagttgAGGTCTAGATAACAGTTCATGTTGATTCATTTAAACTAGCATTTGGTAAATACATGGAAGTTATGCAGCCAACAATGCTGTTACATACCAGAGGTTTTCACACCATTTATATCTGGACTAGATACTGGCAATTAATATTCCCATAAAATCACCTAACTTAAGGTAGAACATTTAGCAACGGCTACATATCGTTGTTGCTAGCGGATGTTGGTGCAAGCGTAACATTAGGCTGCTAACGCTATATCATTAGCCGTTTAAATGCCTACGCTGTAGGCTAGCAGCCCAATATTAGTTGCTGACAACTTTTCATGCTAGCGTTGAACTAGCTAATTAGACACTGGTACATTTAAATGGCCaactgtaacgttaacgttagctatgtACGATTGGTGTTTACGTTCAGCAAATATACATGTCAGTGGAATACTAACACTTCACAATTACTCATTATGTCAGACAAATCAGCAGCGTTGTAAAGTGACTTCACACGAGTTAATCCTTAACCCCAAACCCTCCGTGAGGCCTAGCAAGCCTACCGCAACAACAGGTTTTCCTGTTAGCACACCTCCACCACGCTCTAATCCATAGCGGCCACTGTATTTAACTTAAGACCGACGCTTCAAGGCCAGGCAGCCATGCGGATGTCAACACTTCAGCTAATAACTTCGCAGACCGAAAGGAGGGGGGCTAAACTACAGCAAATAAGATATTTAATACATATAAGGGTTATTTACAACTAAATAATCTATTTCAGGCTCGCTGTCTTACCTCTGCTTTAACTGACAGCGCAGGGTTTGTATGCGAGTTGACTCTCTCTCCGTTTCCACAAGATGGCTGAAATAGggtcacatgacaagaaaactCCCGGATGAGCAAGAAACTGGATATGCTGACTACTGCGATTCGTGTAgtctatcttttactgtctatgagtcTGTCTCAGTAGCTTCTACATTTTGAACATTGAAAAGATGAATATGTGATACTGTAGCAGCCTATATGCCTAATTTACTGTACGATCTAGATTAGGATTAATTCAAAGatgtcaagtttatttattcaACCAATGTATTATTCAGGCTAAAACACAATCATGGTGAATGGGTTTTCTATAGtttattatgaaaaaaaaatgttttaataggcctagcctagcctacttgagCCATGAAGAGCTTTAGGCCTAGACCATGGCTCTGGGCCTACAACCCTGTCTTGAATTGACTACACTAGGCCAGTGGTTGTCAGCTGAAGGCAAAGTGAGGTGTGCTGTGGAATTTTGAGCAACCTAATGCATTTTTAAACGGGCTCATGAAATAGGCTATAGGGCCTATTTCAATGCATAGGCCTaaatgacacagcttcttaattaaaAATCTTAGTcaccattacattacatttgaagGATGCTTTTTAACCAAAGAAACTCATAACAAGTGAAACATCAAGGTAGAACCATGTGAGCATATCACTGTGGTCTCAGCTCATGAGCACTGTGAGAAATGGTAATAAGAATGAACACACCTGTTACATTCTAATGTCTGCAacacctaggcctactttaaaatcACTGTAgcttaatatgtgtgtgtgcaaatcaaGTGGTAGATCCTCTGGACTGGGCAATGCTACTGTGAGAGAAAAGGACAAAAATAGGGGCATTGTATGTGTAATTATGGGACAATATTGAACATGTTAAAGTGGTATCTTGCAGgcaaaaaataggcctacactaccCCACACAATTTAAAAAGTGTAACAACCAAGCAATTTGCTGTGAGCAGATTTCTGAAATGAAAATGTACATTTCCAGTTGGGCTGtcaatatcattaaaatatctTGTTCATCTAAGAACTGGTTTACATGTATTTTGACCAGGACAGTTATTAAAAATAACTATAGTAATACCATACGATTTCTATAGTAGCCCAGTTCTAAGGTAGTATAGCCTACTTCTATGTTTTGTAATACCAATAGATTCCTTATACAGCGTTCCTACATTATTAGCCTACAGtgtgtcccaaaatactataaggtTCCTATAATATCTATAGTAGTCCGATAAGATTGTCCTTTTAatattttatctttattttatttttagattCCTTTTCGTAAGCGCGGGCCACAAAAAACAGGAACTGTCCCAGTTAAACAGTGGTGCTGGTCGTgagtgaggttcccccttcactgtaaaCCGCTTTGGGTGCCTTGATAAAGCGCCTTACAAACGCAATATGTAGTTGGTGTTGTTGTCTGGTCACCCTAAAGTGTGAAGCATAGCAATGGAGAATAGCCCATTTGTTAGATACAGTAGATTAGCCTATACTAGACAACACATTTTTAGATATAAACAATGTGCATCTTGGTAGTCAGGTAGAACTTTGTGGAATTTGGGCATAAGTGTGACATAAGGTACTAATGCAattttttgcataaattgatagGTAAGGGGGTGTCCTTTCAGAATCTGACGGGTGCCGCTCCGGCACCCTTgagcattttctttaaaatcGCATCACCTGCCACACCCCTTTTTTGATTATAGAAAATCATCTAAATAGACATTAACCTATAAacccatcatgtatggtatcaaaTTAAAGCTCTTTTCATACAGAAATCAGCTTTGACCATAATAAAGTAGAAATAGTTTAGGTCCCTCCAGAGAACAAAATACCTTTTGCAAAGTGACCTTTAAGGTCAAATTAGGTTTCTTTTTGCTGCATAATAGCTTATACCTCTAAATCGTGTCATGTttggtattaaattaaataaattatggaACTGCCATGTAGCTTAATACATACAGGAATACAATCATTCAATAGTAATTAATTTTAATATGAATTATAGCAAGTTTGATGTACCATAGTTCACTAACTTGCGGGTTAGCTAGCACGTTATCTTTAATTTCCCTTGAATCAGTCGCTGAATTTCAGACAGCAATGTTGTGAGGTACTTCCGTActgggtctctgcatttatggtctctgcatttatcccatccgtgaattagtgaacacacagtgagatgaagcacataACGAGCACACATGAGGTGAAGTGCACACTAACCCGGAGATGTGAGTTGACTtactacagtggcgctcgggagcagtgaaggtgccttgctcaagggcacttcaaccgtggttgtgggcatgggagagcagtacTCTTCAAccactcccccccacacacacacacacacacacacacacacatttctcctaCTCGAACCGGCAGCCCGAAGCCCtaatcagtaggccacggctgcccaagtaTACTTACATATACCAGTACGGGGAGCatgcctatgttcccacagccctacactgtaacaagattctgtgattttcacagcatcactgctgtttttgagaaaaatgtgtactgtatttgtgaatacagtatgttgctgtagtttcgctatgaattatggtcaaactacagtaataaaaatgtgctgcgaatcataacacagtaataaatctgactcctccctcacttgtcagctttttgaacattttgaaaaaacatggcggaaaatcagttggagttttctgttttctttttgcacataaatacaaagttaagctccaggatagcaaggtgacattgatattatgttgatttcccatccaaatcatcattttgaaaagatattgaaaagtcatggatttatggtttactgggaaattttggcGTGGTGATTGAAGCGTGCACCCGCGGCGGCGTTTGAACTGTCGGCTgggagatcatttttgagcaacagttcagtcagtcagaccaacggtgttcagcactctgtcaagttcgcagctccaccttaatggtaagcaagcatttatttatgtaacgttaatgtttcattgtgaaattgtactacattaaattcgggcatgtgtacagtctatgtacgttgtactgtctaacttacaaactcatccatgcttgttggatcaactcTTTGCTAagtaagtaacgttaggctagctatcatagttgctgttgctgtgaaggtggcattaacgttaatgttttatgttacgttaacgttttggcagtctcatttatattaggcctaccttagttctcagtaagttatagtttattatattcatataatttatataaaacattaagCTAGTAGtactaggcctagtatgttactgtcacaatgttaggctgaagatgatgtgctgctggttaacgttaacgtggaggtttagctgctaccagctaacttatgtaacgttcactcatcgtaatcagtacatatatctaggctatgtgttgctgcaagcaaacatcatcaatgagctcacccagctggctaacgctagcagctaaatataccttcttgaaactgagttatgctaacaccatcttcagcctggcattttgacagtaaactcaaaaaacatacagtatatatatacatgattattctaaagtttcacttgtaagtagccttcagtttcagttgaaaattgttatctaacactgtttatctttttttcttctatttctgctagttgctgcttcactctgctactggtggtggatcaggctgactgcaaccgttggtctaacgttaggatgcagcaccgcgagaatttctaaacggaaaaaagtgaataaatgtacttgcttttcaaactgataacaagttgtcaatggttatttatgcaagtttgtgtagcctaaaccatacctaggcctagtcaaatttatcctggctgtagataaagcaggatatgaatttcccaaaattactgtatataatattacagcactggtattactactgtactaagttacagtatgatccataagtactgtgattaaaaatacggtagacaattcaatactgtatacattacagcactggtagtactactgtagtttgcatttacagtatcaggcataggtactgtgatttcatatacagtaggtgtactgtagagtgaaatacagcaacttgctggttatttgctgccagcaagttgctgtaaattttacgttaaactttttacagtgtatgtcccctaaccctaacccacacctcaggcctaaccctaaccctagaaatgtgggaacatagggctgaccCCACCGATACAAGGAATTTgtgctctgcattttacccattcggggtagtgtacaacacacccacacaaacagtgtactgtacacccattcaaacacacacacacacaccctagtgAGCATACTAGGAGTATACATacccggagcagtgggcagcccttaATCCGGCACCCGGGGAGCAgggctcaagggcacctcatccgGATGTGGGTACCTCACATGGATGTGGGAGAGCGCTGTTAAGTCACTGCCCCCActcacatttttcctaccagtcggggatcgaactggcCACCCTTTAGTCACAAGTccgattccctaaccagtaAGCCATGGATGCCCAAAGTAATTGACATTAATGCTATGGCTGCAAAATTAGACAAATGTTATGATTTGTTGGCTGTTCATGCATTGTTTGGTTGTGACAGTGTGTCATATCCATATGGCAAAGGGAAAACCTTAGCAATCAATTTGATGCTCAAGAGGAATCTTGATTTGAAGAATTGTACATATGTACTGTAGAAGCTGATGAGCATGAAGGCAGGAATGGATTTCCTTTCTTGCCTCTACTATGGAAAGACTGTTGAAAGCCTCAGTAACTTGATACATGCTATTCACCAAGAAAAGAGACCCTACTAAAATAAAGAGTCTTCCTCCAACAAGAGAATATGCAGCGGAACACATCAAGCGTGCACGGCTGCAAGTCCTTCTGTGGAGAGctgctgacaaaaaaaacacctccAGTGTGAAAATAGAGGATGGAATTCCTGTGCCTGTTCATGGCAACACTGACATTGCACCAAAAACAGGTCTACAGCTTGTTGTGTGCCAGCATGCTCCAGGGCCTCTTGCAGCTGTCAGTCAGATGGACTACCATGCACCACCTACTGCCATTGCAAAGGTGGTGAACAGTGTGCAAATAAAAATTCGAAGATGGCTACACTTTCAGTGGAGGATACTGATGACAGCGAGGGAGAAATTTCtgattgaatgaatgttttTTGGAGGAGACATTGGATGTTTGTGATGTGCACAAGGCCAGCCTGACAACATGTTCTGTATATAGTTGCTTTCAGAATCTGTGAGAAAGTTCTACTTTGTTCCTTATAACTTTGTCTATTTGATTAATTGTTGAGGGTTGATACAATTCATATGTCTCTTGTGGTTGTTGCTCAGCCTACCATTTCAGCGGTGTGACCTTACCAGGCGTTACAGTTATTATGTTCTCTGGAGGGACTTGAAATCATTTTATTGACATcattgatttctgtttgagaagagctttcatttgataccatacatgatgggtttatacagtaatgcatctagttatttttttatggtcaaaaaaaggaggcgtggcaaattatgtcatttgaaaaaaatgctcaaGGGTGCCGGAGCGGCACCCGTCAGATTCTGAGTCTACACCCCCTAAActatcaatttatgcaaaaaaattGCATTAGTACCTTATGTCACACCTATCCTGGGGTTCTACCTGACTATGGGGAAAAAACGTGATAATGATGGCCATGTATGGGGACAGGGGCAGTACTTGTTTAAGTTTGTTGTGCACACAAGAAAGTCTCTAGTGCCCCTATGTGAGAATGACAACATTTTTGGTGCACAAGAGAAATTATCGGGAGAAATTATGACAAAGATTTGGTGCACATGTCCCTTTGACTAGATAGTCTATGGCAGTTTGCCTTTAGCTAGCATCAGCAAATTAGCAGTCATTCAAACCACTTTGAAAGTTTTGAAAATCACTAGTAGGGAAATTCAGAGAGGATTACAAGCACATTGGAGTAGTCCATAATGGCCTTAGAGAAAACAATTAATATAAAAAGATTAATGGTCACATATGGATAAATAAAAATAGTattcaaatgtattgtgtgcCTACTATAAGAGGTTCcttactgtagcctactcaactGAAGTTTGTTCTCATATGATTTGGCAGCTGATTTCACAGCACTTTCTGGCTGAAAACCACAAGGGAAAACCACGTGAAAACCAGTCTTGTTCTCAGACATGTTTGTCACGCAACCTCTTGTTGTTTAGAGAAAGTAACATGACTATGCCATTATAGTGTCATACTAATTTACAATTTAGATGTGGGCTAATGATGCAATTACAGCGTATAATTACAGTTTTCATTACAGCATCTTCTCCATTTCTGTTCATCTTATGATAATGAATTCATGCATCTTTACAATAGGCCTTACCTCTTAATgatagaaattattattattggactGCATCATAAAGGAGTATAACACTGGCACAAATTTAGGAAAACCAGATTGTAGccagacaaagaaaaaaaaacccagacAACGGAAGAAGGAAGTGGTGAAAGAGCTTTTGCGCTTTTGAAGCAGAAGTGGTTCATTTTAAACAAATGAgctttacatacagtacagcagcAAGGTGTGGTAGAACCTCCAAGGTAACATACCCAATATGCTTTTAACAGCCACACAGTTTCTTACTGTGGTGGTGTTGCATTACTTAAGCTATAGGATTTAAATGTTATGGTTATTGTTATGGtatagcagatgcttttgtctagTCTTGTCCAGTTCTGTAAGTGACTTACAGAATATGCACATTACAATAGTTACAATTTTAGTAATTAACAGtaaaaagtttttaaaaaaagttgttaaCACATTTTGAGAAAATTATACCAAAAAAGATAAGTACATTGCAAATGCATTTTTGAGTCTTATATGTCTACATTTTACATTGTGTCAGTGCTCTCACAATACAGTATCTTTAAGATTGTCATTAATTTGTTTAGTGTTTCATTGTAAGTTAATGTTTATTCtgacactcacatgcacacacctacccacacgacagagaaagggaaggaggtGGTTGAGGTTAAGCAGTATGCCTGCATGACTCATCCGTGTGCCATCTTGTGCATGTTTACGCGCACAAAGCGTGTGGGAAGATAATGAGACTAAATCAGTGATCGAAGAGATTCACATGCATTCCTGTAATTATCTAACAACCGGGTCTGTTTAGAACCACTGCTGTGTCAATCTGTGATTGTTGAAAACCCGGAGCAACTGCAGGTAAGTTAAGTTTATTAGAATTAAGTCATCGTGTATAATGTTGACATGTAAAATTCTGGAAACTGActtgtatttattatatattatattgtacaAAGATATTCGTATCTCACCATTGCATATACTAAAGTTTGTGTTGTATTAGATGTGGATGGTATTTACTGTGAATTTGCCATGTCATCTGATTGATGTGATTAATGTCAGTTTATGTCAATTCAGTTACATGTTGTTGAGTGGTCAATTGACTGCCTTAcatttttgtgcatttgtgcCATGAATTTTCACACTTGTCTTTAATTGATTTAACTAATAAAAactgtaagtaggctaattCATTCCAAATAATGACATTGAAAAACACTTTACCCATGGCCTCAATATCAGagtttttattatttgtatcattattttattattactattactattgttattattattataaatgcTATAAGTTTCAGAGTATAAACAGTTTAATTCAAAACCCTgaaacagaaaaacacattGTTTGGGaagacatttaatttatatgatTGTATTCATATTTGAAGAACTAATATTTatcaatatttttattttacttagTGTGCAGTGGTAAAGACAAGTCCATAATGACGGACAACTCAACGGACTGCTCAATGGACCGTGTCGAAGAGCTGATGCACTCTGTGCAGTTGGTCATATATGTGCCCACCTTTGTGTTTGGGATGGTCCTGAACACCCTTGCACTGGTAGTCTTCTGTGTTGTTCTTCGAAAATGGAATGAATCCACCATTTACATGACCAACTTGGCACTGATGGACCTGCTTCTGCTCCTCCTGTTGCCGTTCAAAATGCATGCCATAAATAACAAATGGGACGCCAATAGGAAGCTGTTCTGTTCCTTTTTGGAGAGCATGTATTTTGTGGGGATGTATGGGAGCATCTATACCATCACCTGCATTGCTCTGGATCGCTACGTTGCCATTCAGCACCCATTCCGTTCCAAGGAGTTTCGGTCACCAAGGGCTGCCATCATTATCTGTGTAGTCATCTGGTGTCTTGCGCTGGGGGCCACATCACCTGTCTACAGCTTCCATAACAACTCGGACGAACCCTTTCGCTGTTTCCATGGCTTTTCCGATGCAGGCTGGAAGCCTGCTCTCATAGGCTGTGTGGAAGTGTTTGGCTTTCTGCTCCCAgcagctgtggtggtggtgtgctcTATAAAGAGCATCCATACACTCAAGCAGTCACAAAGACAGAGCGTTAAGGGTCATTCCGGCGAGCGGATCATGTATAGCAGCCTGTGTGCCTTTCTGGTGCCCTTCACCCCATATCACCTGGGAGTCTTCCTGCAGTTTCTTGTGCGCCAAAGAATGATCACAGCCTGCCAGTCAAAGACAAACATTGCGCTGTTTGTGCAGGTTGCCATGTGCTTGGCCAATGTGACCTGCTGCCTGGACGCCCTCTGCTATTACTTCATTGTCAAGGAAGTTCGCTCTTCCAGGGACACCATCAGGCGATCTATAAGCCATAGGAGGACTATAAGCACATCAGAAGTGTAGTGTGATATTGTGAATTTactatcaaagcaccttttgtaTTCTTTTTTCCTCTGTTTTAAAAGACCACATAGCTACATCAAGAGAGATaagactaaaaggggaaaagaaAATCTGTGTCTGAAGAGGTTGACCAGTGATTATGGTGTAATTTAAACATATTTGTTGTATTCATCACATATTTAAATTAACACATCTTAATAGTTAAGTGTTTAAACTGTCACAAGAGGGTCATTATGACTAACATTAAGCATTATtcattgttatttgtatttcaaTATGCAGTATTTCAGAAATGTACAAGACAAATGTCAAATGCATTACTAGTCAGCTTGTTCACATATTCATAAATtagtttatattttttaaagctaGAATTCACCGTGGGTTTACCATTTCATTTATGTATCTATATAATTTTTACAACCCtcataaatgttccttttttgtcTGAAGAACTCTTATCTTTTCAGTTTTCTTAAACATCAAATCTCTTCTGCCATCTCAGACTGACATCTTCAGTAATGGTCGTcttaaataataacaaaataataggtTAACTTAAATAAATGGTCGtcttaaataaaacaaaataataggttaactttttattttaaaatgttagTTGAAGAACTCCATTGTACACAGAAAAAACATTTGTGATTTGAGACAAAAGAATGACAAATGTGTGATTGTTTTGAAAAATTGACTAAATGGTGTGGTGtctttaaaaatatatagttttaTATAAAACTATAGTTTTGAGAACATTACTTTTAATTTATAAAAATGTGCTCAACAAATAGAAACAACAGGGAAGTTATGGTAGAAGGGCTTTCCCAGATAGCCTTATGCATGAGTTACATGtctgtcagtgagtgtgtgctaCCCCATCAAGCTAAAAGGCACTGAAAACCACATGCACAGTTTTGAAGCGTGTTCGAAACCAGAGGTGTGCAGGTATCAAAACCTCTTCTTGCTTTTTGAGTTATATTTCTCATAGTTGAACTGGGTTGT from Alosa alosa isolate M-15738 ecotype Scorff River chromosome 1, AALO_Geno_1.1, whole genome shotgun sequence harbors:
- the LOC125305145 gene encoding G-protein coupled receptor 55, whose product is MTDNSTDCSMDRVEELMHSVQLVIYVPTFVFGMVLNTLALVVFCVVLRKWNESTIYMTNLALMDLLLLLLLPFKMHAINNKWDANRKLFCSFLESMYFVGMYGSIYTITCIALDRYVAIQHPFRSKEFRSPRAAIIICVVIWCLALGATSPVYSFHNNSDEPFRCFHGFSDAGWKPALIGCVEVFGFLLPAAVVVVCSIKSIHTLKQSQRQSVKGHSGERIMYSSLCAFLVPFTPYHLGVFLQFLVRQRMITACQSKTNIALFVQVAMCLANVTCCLDALCYYFIVKEVRSSRDTIRRSISHRRTISTSEV